A single Anatilimnocola floriformis DNA region contains:
- a CDS encoding DUF1592 domain-containing protein, giving the protein MPRRNPYFALWICLAFFPALAVAQAPAKLTPAQAAAAAEQSYRAQVVPFLKQYCLECHTTKKPDEEIQFEKFKDAPSVVANAKIWQKVLEMLNSSAMPPDDKPQPSDAQRKQVIAWIEKTIYNLDCDGTPDPGRVTIRRLNRAEYNNTIRDLLGVTFRPADDFPSDDVGSGFDNQGDVLSLPPLLFEKYLSAAEKISHSAIIANSASLVKTQKMGRKLEAVGGKWERGEHGWGLYSNGGVKGSFDIEKPGEYTLRVIAGAQNINREDAEMELRRGDKVLKKFEVHAPHDKQKGYEFKLKLPKGKLELSAHFTNDFYDEKATDPKKKDRNLYVTSLEVQGPLEVAESDYPESHRKLIVTKPAGGVTPAQAALANLRPLMQRAFRRKVSEQEILPFAELAAQAVKDGESFEAGMQISLQAVLVSPHFLFRLERDAQPNNPQQIHDIGSYELATRLSYFLWSSLPDDELFILANQGKLNQPDVLKQQVRRMLQDPRAEALTQNFALQWLNLRMLDTTSPDPKVFQGFDDKLKADMRRETEMFFNTMVKEDRSIVDFLNGDFTYLNERLAKHYGLEDKAKFNGDEFIRVSLAGSPRRGVLSQASVLTLTSNPGRTSPVKRGKWILENILGAPPPDPPADVPQLDATQKAKPNLSLRQQLELHRQNAVCASCHKTMDALGFGLENFDAVGRWRDKDGKDAIDSSGVLPNGDKFRGPSELTGVLVQRKQEFARCFTEKMMVYALGRGLAPYDRCAADEIVKVAGQEQFKISAVVTQIVLSDPFRRRRGDGGKP; this is encoded by the coding sequence ATGCCTCGACGGAATCCATATTTCGCCCTCTGGATCTGCCTGGCATTTTTCCCTGCGCTGGCCGTCGCACAAGCTCCGGCCAAACTCACGCCCGCACAAGCTGCCGCGGCCGCTGAACAAAGTTACCGAGCGCAGGTCGTGCCGTTTTTGAAGCAGTATTGCCTCGAGTGCCATACGACCAAGAAGCCCGACGAAGAGATTCAATTCGAAAAGTTCAAGGACGCCCCTTCGGTCGTTGCCAATGCGAAGATCTGGCAAAAAGTCCTGGAGATGCTGAACTCCTCGGCGATGCCACCCGATGACAAGCCGCAACCCAGCGACGCGCAGCGGAAGCAGGTCATCGCCTGGATCGAAAAGACGATCTACAACCTCGATTGCGACGGCACGCCCGATCCGGGCCGAGTGACCATCCGCCGCTTGAACCGCGCGGAATACAACAATACGATTCGCGACTTGCTCGGCGTCACGTTCCGACCCGCTGATGATTTCCCTTCGGACGACGTCGGCAGCGGTTTCGACAATCAGGGAGATGTTCTCTCGCTGCCGCCGCTCCTGTTTGAAAAGTATCTCTCGGCGGCCGAAAAAATCTCTCATTCGGCGATCATCGCTAACTCTGCCTCGCTCGTGAAAACGCAGAAGATGGGTCGCAAGCTGGAAGCGGTCGGCGGCAAGTGGGAACGGGGCGAACACGGCTGGGGACTCTATTCCAACGGCGGTGTGAAGGGCTCGTTCGATATCGAGAAGCCCGGCGAGTACACGCTGCGAGTGATCGCCGGCGCGCAGAACATCAATCGCGAAGACGCCGAGATGGAACTTCGCCGCGGCGACAAAGTCTTGAAGAAGTTTGAGGTCCACGCGCCGCACGACAAGCAGAAGGGCTACGAATTCAAACTCAAGTTGCCCAAAGGCAAGCTCGAACTATCAGCGCACTTCACCAACGACTTCTACGACGAGAAGGCAACCGATCCGAAAAAGAAGGATCGCAACTTGTATGTCACCTCGCTTGAGGTGCAGGGGCCACTCGAAGTTGCCGAGAGCGACTATCCGGAATCGCACCGCAAGTTGATCGTTACTAAACCTGCTGGCGGCGTCACTCCCGCGCAAGCCGCCTTGGCGAATCTGCGGCCTCTCATGCAGCGGGCGTTTCGTCGCAAAGTCAGCGAGCAAGAAATCCTGCCCTTCGCCGAACTCGCCGCGCAAGCGGTAAAGGATGGCGAGTCGTTCGAAGCCGGCATGCAGATCTCGCTGCAAGCGGTGCTCGTCTCGCCTCATTTTCTCTTTCGCCTGGAGCGCGATGCGCAGCCGAACAACCCGCAGCAGATTCACGACATCGGTTCGTACGAACTGGCGACCCGGCTGTCGTATTTTCTCTGGAGCAGTCTGCCTGACGACGAACTTTTCATCCTCGCTAACCAAGGCAAGCTCAATCAGCCCGATGTGCTGAAGCAACAAGTCCGCCGCATGTTGCAAGATCCAAGGGCCGAAGCGCTGACGCAGAACTTCGCGCTGCAATGGCTCAACTTGCGGATGCTCGATACGACTTCGCCCGATCCCAAAGTCTTTCAGGGTTTCGATGACAAACTAAAAGCCGACATGCGGCGCGAAACCGAGATGTTTTTCAATACCATGGTCAAAGAAGATCGGAGCATCGTCGATTTTTTGAATGGCGACTTTACCTATCTCAACGAACGATTGGCGAAGCACTACGGATTAGAGGACAAAGCGAAGTTCAACGGCGATGAGTTCATTCGCGTGAGCCTGGCCGGTTCGCCCCGCCGCGGCGTTTTGTCGCAGGCCAGCGTGCTGACACTGACATCGAATCCGGGGCGAACTTCACCGGTCAAACGGGGAAAATGGATCCTGGAAAATATCCTGGGTGCTCCGCCGCCGGATCCGCCAGCCGATGTGCCACAGCTCGATGCCACGCAGAAGGCCAAGCCGAACCTTTCGCTACGCCAGCAACTTGAACTTCACCGCCAAAACGCGGTTTGTGCTTCTTGTCATAAGACTATGGACGCTCTAGGCTTCGGGTTAGAGAACTTCGATGCCGTGGGCCGCTGGCGCGACAAAGATGGCAAGGATGCAATCGATTCGTCGGGCGTCCTGCCGAACGGCGACAAGTTCCGCGGCCCTAGCGAACTGACTGGAGTGCTGGTGCAGCGAAAGCAGGAGTTCGCCCGCTGCTTTACCGAAAAAATGATGGTGTACGCGCTCGGCCGGGGTTTGGCTCCGTATGACCGTTGTGCCGCCGACGAAATTGTGAAGGTTGCCGGACAGGAACAATTCAAAATATCCGCCGTGGTGACGCAGATCGTGCTCAGCGATCCGTTCCGCCGCCGCCGGGGTGATGGAGGGAAACCATGA
- a CDS encoding DUF1552 domain-containing protein codes for MSEFKATFGVNRRTVLKGLGCTLGLPLLEAMFPSSSFGAPKTKAPVRMGIVFFPNGAIMPAWKPKETGTSYEMPETLTELEAVRKDISIITGLAQDNGRAKGDGPGDHARSAASFLTGAHPFKTTAANIKVGMSVDQAAAMKAGEFTRLPSLEIGIERGRDAGGCDSGYSCAYSNNISWKSESTPMAKEINPRAAFERLFGSKEQTADMAKRNKVRKSILDVVGAQAASLRKDLGQTDQHKIEEFFTSVREIELRIQRAEKQAAQAPPDFKTPESAPSDLREHIRLMYDLLAIAFQTDTTRVATFMLANEGSNRSYRSVGVNSGHHELSHHQNDKEKIDQIKKIDRFLADEFARFVKNLKDIKEGSGSLLDNCMILYSSGLSDGNRHRHDDLPVVLAGRGGGSLKVGQHFDTKREIPMNNLFLSMLDRMDAGITALGDSNGRLTMIDS; via the coding sequence ATGAGCGAATTCAAGGCGACATTTGGCGTGAATCGACGGACGGTGCTGAAAGGGCTTGGCTGCACGCTGGGCCTGCCGTTGCTCGAAGCGATGTTCCCCAGTTCGTCGTTCGGCGCGCCCAAGACAAAAGCTCCGGTGCGGATGGGTATCGTCTTCTTTCCCAACGGCGCCATCATGCCGGCTTGGAAGCCGAAGGAAACCGGCACCAGTTATGAGATGCCCGAAACGCTCACGGAACTCGAAGCCGTGCGTAAGGACATCTCGATCATCACCGGCTTGGCCCAGGACAATGGCCGCGCCAAAGGAGACGGCCCGGGCGATCACGCGCGCTCGGCAGCCTCGTTCCTCACCGGCGCTCATCCGTTCAAGACCACGGCTGCAAACATCAAGGTCGGCATGTCGGTCGATCAAGCTGCAGCCATGAAGGCAGGCGAGTTCACCCGTCTGCCGTCACTGGAAATTGGCATCGAACGAGGTCGCGACGCCGGCGGCTGCGATAGCGGTTACTCGTGCGCTTACAGCAACAACATCAGCTGGAAGAGCGAATCGACGCCGATGGCCAAGGAGATCAATCCGCGAGCCGCGTTCGAGCGCCTGTTTGGCAGCAAGGAACAAACGGCTGACATGGCCAAGCGGAATAAGGTCCGCAAAAGCATTCTCGACGTCGTCGGGGCGCAAGCCGCCTCGCTGCGTAAAGATCTGGGCCAAACCGATCAGCACAAGATCGAAGAGTTCTTTACCAGCGTGCGCGAGATTGAACTCCGCATTCAACGGGCCGAAAAACAAGCCGCCCAAGCGCCGCCCGATTTCAAAACGCCAGAAAGCGCCCCGAGTGATCTGCGCGAGCACATCCGCCTGATGTACGACTTGCTGGCCATCGCTTTTCAAACCGACACGACCCGCGTCGCCACCTTCATGCTCGCCAACGAAGGGAGCAATCGTTCCTATCGCAGCGTGGGTGTAAACAGCGGCCATCACGAGTTGTCGCATCACCAGAATGACAAAGAGAAGATTGATCAGATCAAAAAGATCGATCGCTTTCTTGCCGATGAGTTTGCTCGCTTCGTGAAGAACCTCAAGGACATCAAGGAAGGAAGCGGCTCGCTCCTCGACAACTGCATGATCCTGTACAGCAGCGGTCTCAGCGACGGCAATCGTCATCGCCACGATGACTTGCCGGTGGTCCTCGCCGGTCGCGGTGGTGGCAGCCTCAAGGTCGGCCAGCACTTCGATACGAAGCGCGAGATTCCGATGAATAACCTGTTCCTGTCGATGCTCGATCGGATGGACGCCGGCATCACCGCCTTGGGCGATAGCAACGGACGGCTGACGATGATCGATTCGTAA
- a CDS encoding PhoH family protein has protein sequence MIEQNITLADPNRALALFGPRDQYLRALKETLGVTLSHRDGVLRIQGEEPAVNKAAAIVEQLQTLLKERGELDPETVGGILAAAGGKALGVVAQPIDIINVAKRIQPRTAGQARYVDSIRAHDITFAVGPAGTGKTYLAVALAVEALKHHQMRKIVLVRPAVEAGESLGYLPGDMFAKINPYLRPLLDALTEMIDYDQMKKYMEQDVIEVVPLAYMRGRTLNEAFIILDEAQNTTASQMKMFLTRMGNGSKIVISGDVTQVDLPRASASGLTDALQRLRDIPGINTVHLGKGDIVRHKLVQEIVRAYEEEPKSPPKKSTR, from the coding sequence ATGATCGAACAGAATATCACTCTGGCCGACCCTAATCGGGCGCTCGCCCTCTTCGGCCCTCGCGATCAATATCTCCGTGCCCTAAAAGAAACCCTCGGTGTGACCCTCAGTCACCGCGACGGTGTTCTTCGCATTCAAGGAGAAGAGCCTGCCGTCAACAAGGCGGCGGCCATCGTCGAGCAATTGCAAACGCTGCTGAAGGAACGAGGCGAACTCGATCCAGAGACGGTCGGCGGTATTTTGGCAGCTGCTGGTGGCAAAGCCCTCGGCGTCGTCGCGCAGCCGATTGATATCATTAACGTGGCGAAGCGGATTCAACCCCGCACGGCCGGCCAGGCTCGTTACGTCGATTCGATCCGCGCACACGACATCACGTTCGCGGTCGGTCCGGCTGGCACTGGCAAAACTTATCTGGCCGTGGCTCTCGCGGTCGAAGCGCTGAAGCATCATCAGATGCGAAAGATCGTGCTCGTCCGACCCGCCGTCGAAGCCGGCGAAAGCCTCGGCTATTTGCCGGGCGATATGTTCGCCAAGATCAATCCTTACCTGCGGCCGTTGCTCGACGCGCTGACGGAGATGATTGATTACGACCAGATGAAAAAATACATGGAGCAGGACGTGATCGAAGTCGTGCCGCTCGCCTACATGCGCGGCCGCACGCTCAACGAAGCCTTCATCATTCTCGATGAAGCGCAGAACACGACCGCCTCGCAAATGAAAATGTTCCTCACTCGCATGGGTAACGGTTCAAAAATCGTGATCTCCGGCGACGTGACGCAAGTCGACTTGCCCCGCGCAAGTGCCAGCGGTTTGACCGATGCGCTGCAGCGGCTGCGCGATATTCCGGGCATCAACACGGTTCACCTCGGCAAGGGAGACATCGTGCGGCACAAGCTGGTGCAGGAAATTGTCCGGGCGTACGAGGAAGAACCGAAGTCGCCGCCCAAGAAGAGCACGCGCTAG
- a CDS encoding sensor histidine kinase, with product MPSSTPYYQPVSPAQRENDQRVFRWMAAAYLGVGATLCFVLGVAIWGVYHDLSQVRVTYLSVEMNRLRTHASRTAALIQDELHKEDKKSLDELENDLFLRNHWERYVIPDRSRVYAAVVGTNNIIIKHSDKSREGKPLESVWYDRPVLEAGEDVVETHSQALAGGVPGYNVNSPIYVNNVLIGTYHSALRKDSVEKAVVDRQSPTKRIWTYLLTLIGLIVAISGGSLFFISRRMVMLHESVKLTRARRFAELGQLMAGIVHEIRNPLNAMRLNLHVLSRRQELNEPAPEEHGEIIRETNYEIERVEGLLRILLGYARPDNPRNEILDVRSEVQATLMFLRPLLERAEILVKATFPEQPALVVMDRDRFRQILLNLINNAREAMDIGGCIQIQVKLLGEKVEVVVADDGPGVPSSHRERIFEPFFSTKELGTGLGLAIVRRFVEEGGGSITCESNQAQGALFRLRFVASQTDPVPTNSALSPPAK from the coding sequence ATGCCGTCTTCGACTCCTTATTACCAACCGGTTTCGCCAGCTCAGCGGGAAAACGATCAGCGCGTCTTTCGCTGGATGGCAGCCGCTTATCTGGGCGTCGGCGCGACGCTCTGCTTCGTGCTTGGCGTTGCGATCTGGGGTGTTTATCACGACTTGAGCCAGGTCCGAGTAACCTATCTCAGCGTCGAAATGAACCGGCTTCGGACGCACGCTTCGCGCACAGCGGCGCTTATTCAGGATGAACTCCATAAGGAGGACAAAAAGTCGCTTGATGAACTGGAAAATGACTTGTTTCTGCGGAATCATTGGGAACGCTACGTCATTCCCGATCGCTCGCGCGTCTATGCGGCCGTGGTGGGGACAAACAACATCATCATCAAGCACAGCGACAAGTCGCGCGAAGGCAAGCCGCTGGAAAGTGTCTGGTACGACCGCCCCGTACTCGAAGCGGGTGAAGACGTCGTCGAGACGCACTCGCAAGCGCTGGCCGGCGGCGTGCCGGGTTACAACGTCAACTCGCCGATCTACGTCAACAACGTTTTGATCGGTACCTATCACTCCGCGCTTCGCAAGGACTCGGTGGAAAAAGCCGTCGTCGATCGGCAGTCGCCGACCAAACGAATCTGGACCTATCTCCTCACTCTCATCGGCCTGATCGTTGCCATTTCTGGCGGTTCGCTGTTTTTCATCAGCCGGCGGATGGTCATGCTGCACGAATCGGTCAAGCTGACCCGCGCCCGTCGTTTTGCGGAACTCGGCCAACTGATGGCTGGCATCGTGCACGAAATTCGCAACCCGCTGAACGCCATGCGATTGAATCTGCATGTCCTCTCCCGCCGCCAGGAACTCAACGAGCCCGCCCCGGAAGAACATGGCGAGATTATTCGCGAGACGAATTACGAAATCGAGCGAGTCGAAGGGCTCCTCCGGATCCTGCTCGGTTATGCCCGCCCCGATAATCCTCGCAATGAGATTCTCGACGTCCGCTCTGAGGTGCAAGCCACGCTGATGTTTCTGCGGCCTTTGCTCGAGCGGGCCGAGATTCTGGTCAAGGCAACGTTCCCCGAGCAGCCCGCGCTCGTCGTGATGGATCGCGATCGCTTTCGGCAGATCCTGCTGAACCTGATCAACAACGCCCGCGAAGCCATGGACATCGGCGGCTGCATTCAGATTCAAGTGAAGTTACTCGGCGAGAAGGTCGAAGTCGTCGTTGCCGACGATGGCCCTGGCGTGCCATCGTCGCATCGCGAACGGATTTTCGAACCATTCTTTTCTACCAAAGAATTAGGTACCGGCCTCGGCTTGGCCATCGTCCGCCGCTTTGTCGAGGAAGGCGGCGGTTCCATCACTTGCGAATCCAATCAGGCTCAGGGCGCGTTGTTCCGCCTGCGGTTCGTCGCCAGTCAAACTGACCCGGTCCCCACGAACTCTGCACTTTCACCTCCTGCCAAATAG
- a CDS encoding sensor histidine kinase codes for MTSSSRTVTPSATLADENADLRRQVAVLEEQLLQAQKLTSLGELMSTTTHEFNNILMTVMNYARMGMRHKDEPTRDKALDKIYNAATRAAKITSSVLGMARNRTISFAPTELPQLIEETMTLLEREMSKYRIAVELQIGAAPPVWAVGNQLQQILLNLMINARQAMPNGGQLIVRVEHDTATNMVDLTVRDSGSGIPADKLRQIFDPFFTTKTGPDETGKGGTGLGLAACKRIVEAHRGRIRVESTVGRGTAITIKLPTSPPAANTNAA; via the coding sequence ATGACCAGCTCGTCCCGCACCGTGACACCGTCAGCAACGCTAGCAGACGAAAACGCCGATCTCCGGCGGCAGGTAGCTGTGCTCGAGGAGCAGCTCCTCCAGGCCCAGAAGCTGACTTCGTTGGGCGAGTTGATGAGCACGACGACGCACGAGTTCAACAACATTCTGATGACGGTGATGAACTACGCGCGCATGGGCATGCGTCATAAGGACGAACCGACGCGCGACAAAGCTCTGGACAAAATCTACAACGCCGCGACTCGCGCTGCGAAGATCACCAGCAGCGTACTTGGCATGGCCCGCAACCGCACGATCTCATTTGCGCCGACGGAACTGCCGCAGCTGATCGAAGAAACCATGACGCTCCTCGAACGCGAGATGAGCAAGTATCGCATCGCTGTCGAACTTCAAATCGGCGCTGCGCCGCCGGTGTGGGCCGTGGGAAATCAGCTGCAGCAGATCCTGCTTAACCTGATGATTAATGCCCGCCAGGCCATGCCCAACGGCGGTCAGTTGATCGTGCGCGTGGAACACGACACCGCGACGAACATGGTCGACTTGACCGTGCGCGACAGCGGCAGCGGTATTCCCGCCGACAAGCTGCGGCAGATTTTCGATCCTTTCTTCACCACCAAGACCGGCCCCGATGAAACGGGCAAAGGTGGCACTGGCCTTGGCCTGGCCGCGTGCAAGCGCATCGTCGAGGCTCACCGCGGTCGCATCCGCGTCGAAAGCACCGTCGGCCGCGGCACGGCCATCACCATCAAACTGCCAACCTCGCCGCCGGCTGCGAATACCAACGCGGCCTGA
- a CDS encoding GGDEF domain-containing protein, whose product MSRSRPILLVSNNTAKLAAWRNTLGSAGIDALAPLELSENLTLDDIHVILSDQPVDPQRLNLPVQRLERGEIGVVLIGQTAPADVQLPADATSREIVLACRLLGQIVAQRRQLLREQRQQRLLRQAAATDSLTGLANRRAWDEMWQQLQNTPAHIAAGNGHATVIALLDIDNFKRWNDDFGHALADQQLISVAERLSAAVRRGDFVFRWGGDEFALILSAVPSNRVAATVEQIRSAAGLNAPRSVTLSAGWAVLDQPQDDTQPAAFRNADEQLRRAKAAGGNQSWPTVE is encoded by the coding sequence ATGAGTCGATCCCGGCCAATCCTGCTCGTCTCGAATAACACCGCGAAACTCGCGGCCTGGCGGAACACGCTCGGTTCGGCGGGGATCGATGCGCTGGCTCCGCTGGAGCTTTCAGAGAATCTGACGCTCGACGACATCCACGTCATTTTGTCGGATCAACCAGTCGATCCACAGCGGTTGAACCTGCCGGTGCAACGCTTGGAGCGGGGTGAAATCGGCGTTGTCCTGATCGGCCAGACTGCTCCCGCCGATGTACAACTTCCGGCCGATGCCACGTCGCGCGAGATCGTGCTCGCTTGTCGATTGCTCGGCCAGATCGTGGCGCAGCGGCGACAACTGCTCCGCGAACAAAGACAACAACGACTTCTGCGGCAAGCAGCCGCGACGGATTCGCTCACCGGCCTGGCCAACCGCCGGGCTTGGGATGAAATGTGGCAGCAACTGCAAAACACGCCGGCCCACATTGCCGCGGGCAACGGCCATGCGACCGTCATCGCCTTACTCGACATCGACAACTTCAAACGCTGGAACGATGACTTCGGCCATGCCCTGGCCGATCAGCAGCTCATCAGCGTAGCCGAGCGACTCTCAGCCGCTGTCCGCCGCGGCGACTTTGTGTTTCGCTGGGGTGGCGATGAGTTTGCGTTGATACTTTCCGCCGTGCCGAGTAACCGAGTGGCCGCAACCGTCGAGCAAATCCGCAGCGCTGCCGGGCTCAACGCACCGCGTTCGGTCACTCTCAGCGCTGGCTGGGCGGTGCTTGACCAACCGCAGGACGACACTCAGCCCGCTGCCTTTCGCAACGCCGATGAACAGCTCCGCCGCGCCAAGGCCGCCGGCGGTAATCAATCGTGGCCAACTGTCGAATGA
- the ybeY gene encoding rRNA maturation RNase YbeY: MVDKIEIADEQDAHVITYERLITAVREILFDAGYTAGEVSIAIVTDSAMHELNRQYLEHDYPTDVLSFVLESEAERLVGQLIVSADYAAREAPTFGWTTDDEVLLYTIHGALHLVGHDDQEPELKAEMREQEKYYLSKFGLSPQYS, translated from the coding sequence GTGGTCGATAAGATCGAAATTGCCGACGAGCAGGACGCTCACGTCATCACCTACGAGCGGTTGATCACGGCAGTGCGCGAGATTCTCTTTGACGCTGGTTACACTGCCGGCGAGGTAAGCATTGCGATTGTCACCGACAGTGCGATGCACGAACTTAATCGCCAGTATCTTGAGCACGACTATCCCACCGATGTGTTGAGCTTCGTGCTGGAATCAGAAGCCGAACGGCTCGTCGGCCAGTTGATTGTCAGCGCGGATTATGCAGCCCGCGAAGCGCCGACTTTTGGTTGGACCACGGACGATGAGGTTTTGCTCTATACCATCCACGGCGCTTTGCACCTGGTGGGGCACGATGATCAAGAGCCAGAGTTAAAAGCCGAGATGCGCGAGCAGGAGAAATACTATCTCTCCAAGTTCGGCTTGAGTCCGCAGTATTCGTAA
- a CDS encoding HD family phosphohydrolase, translating into MSNTTISRRLRNSKMAALPPGMFARSWVVLRRTDVLIRIALCVFAALVMWGVTQSWAPSFSYRTGYIPSREIIARVTFEEKDVAETAKQQEQAKAQAEYVYEHDPRPLEELRQELKNKVSQLASVETYDKVDQALWREFSPPSETKTPETEQKRFEALKAYFAAGMDSGRFDDAVKKAFAPLERNGLIDVLQHTAAQGSQQAILILPTGKPKWTHRAPIEEVLVSKIKPQLQQRLIEELKVFGGMNDGSLTVADLTYTWLDQRLAKFRTLAVHQVASEEEKTAAAKAVLPVIRQYKAGEAHLAPAFEPLGNLQVALLRKEYDAWRKQTGLSAKFAHSAATFGMYFALCTLCGFYILNRRRKLVEDLNKFTVLLGSVVVTVVLCWIASKDQWRAEIIPLMLFGMTAAIAYEKELALLLAASVSLIVSFALDQGLAEFVILVSSVAAAILFLKRIRSRTKLIYVGAISGLVVIATTLGVGTLVGQAFGATDGALTVVEDWLPENWTNRFFVTLGTGALWFGACSLLASLLMTGLLPFIERVFDVQTDISLLELGDVQHPLLQQLVRRAPGTYNHSINVASIAETAAEAIGCNGLLVRVGAYFHDIGKMLKPAYFVENQGTEGNRHEFLQPAMSTLVIIAHVKDGADLARQHHLPRTIIDFIEQHHGTTLVEYFYRREAKRLESDPSLPEPDESTFRYPGPKPQTKETAVLMLADVVESASRALSDPTPARIESLVHDLAMKRLLDGQFDECGLTLQELRVLEDSLVKSLTAVYHGRVKYPEHQTV; encoded by the coding sequence GTGTCGAACACCACCATTTCCCGACGACTCCGCAACAGTAAGATGGCAGCGCTGCCACCGGGCATGTTTGCGCGCAGCTGGGTTGTGTTGCGGCGGACCGATGTGCTGATTCGGATCGCGCTGTGTGTTTTCGCGGCGCTGGTGATGTGGGGAGTGACGCAATCTTGGGCGCCGTCCTTTTCCTATCGCACTGGCTACATTCCGAGCCGCGAAATCATCGCCCGCGTAACCTTTGAAGAAAAAGACGTCGCGGAAACTGCCAAGCAGCAAGAACAAGCCAAAGCTCAGGCAGAATATGTTTACGAGCACGATCCGCGGCCGCTGGAAGAGTTGCGGCAGGAATTGAAAAACAAAGTCTCGCAGCTCGCGAGCGTCGAAACGTATGACAAGGTCGACCAGGCGCTGTGGCGAGAGTTTTCGCCGCCGAGCGAAACCAAGACTCCGGAAACCGAGCAAAAACGCTTCGAAGCGCTGAAGGCCTACTTTGCCGCGGGGATGGATTCGGGCCGTTTTGACGATGCGGTTAAAAAAGCGTTTGCTCCACTCGAACGCAACGGCTTGATCGATGTGCTGCAACACACCGCCGCCCAAGGGAGCCAGCAAGCGATTCTCATTTTGCCAACCGGCAAGCCGAAGTGGACGCATCGTGCTCCGATCGAGGAAGTGCTGGTCAGTAAGATCAAGCCGCAATTGCAACAGCGATTGATCGAAGAGCTCAAAGTCTTCGGCGGGATGAACGACGGCAGCCTGACGGTCGCCGATTTGACGTACACCTGGCTCGATCAGCGGCTGGCAAAGTTCCGTACCCTCGCCGTGCACCAGGTCGCCTCGGAAGAAGAGAAGACTGCCGCGGCGAAGGCCGTTCTGCCTGTCATTCGCCAATACAAAGCGGGCGAAGCTCATCTGGCTCCCGCATTTGAACCTCTCGGCAACTTGCAGGTCGCGCTCCTTCGAAAGGAATACGACGCCTGGCGTAAGCAGACTGGCCTGTCGGCCAAGTTCGCGCACTCCGCTGCAACCTTCGGTATGTACTTCGCGCTCTGCACGCTTTGCGGCTTCTATATTTTGAACCGCCGTCGCAAGCTGGTCGAAGACCTCAACAAATTCACCGTGCTCTTGGGCTCGGTCGTCGTCACGGTTGTACTATGCTGGATCGCTTCCAAGGATCAGTGGCGGGCCGAAATCATTCCGCTCATGCTCTTCGGCATGACGGCGGCGATCGCTTATGAAAAAGAACTCGCGCTGCTACTGGCCGCGTCTGTGTCGCTCATCGTTTCGTTTGCGCTCGATCAGGGACTCGCGGAGTTCGTGATTCTGGTCTCGTCGGTGGCCGCCGCGATTCTGTTTCTGAAACGGATTCGTAGCCGCACGAAGCTGATCTACGTCGGCGCTATCTCCGGCCTCGTGGTCATCGCGACCACGCTCGGCGTCGGCACGCTGGTCGGTCAGGCCTTTGGCGCTACCGATGGTGCGCTGACGGTTGTCGAAGATTGGCTCCCCGAAAACTGGACCAATCGATTTTTCGTGACGCTCGGCACCGGCGCTCTCTGGTTCGGGGCGTGTTCGCTCCTCGCCAGCCTGCTGATGACCGGCCTGCTGCCGTTTATCGAACGCGTCTTTGACGTGCAGACCGACATCAGCCTGCTGGAACTCGGCGACGTGCAACATCCGCTCTTGCAGCAACTCGTTCGCCGCGCCCCGGGCACTTATAACCACTCGATCAACGTCGCTTCGATCGCCGAAACGGCCGCCGAAGCCATCGGCTGTAATGGCCTGTTGGTTCGCGTCGGTGCGTACTTTCACGACATCGGCAAAATGCTCAAGCCGGCGTACTTCGTCGAGAATCAAGGGACCGAAGGGAACCGCCACGAATTCCTGCAGCCTGCCATGAGCACGTTGGTGATCATCGCGCATGTGAAGGACGGCGCCGATCTCGCCCGCCAGCATCACCTACCCCGGACGATCATCGATTTCATCGAGCAACATCACGGCACGACGCTGGTCGAATATTTCTACCGCCGCGAAGCCAAACGGCTCGAGTCCGATCCTTCGCTGCCGGAACCCGATGAATCGACGTTCCGCTATCCTGGCCCCAAGCCGCAGACCAAAGAAACCGCCGTGCTGATGCTGGCCGATGTGGTCGAGAGCGCCAGTCGCGCCCTTTCCGACCCCACGCCGGCCCGCATCGAGAGCCTTGTGCACGATCTCGCCATGAAGCGCTTGCTCGATGGCCAGTTCGACGAATGCGGCCTCACACTGCAAGAGCTGCGCGTGCTGGAAGACAGCCTGGTGAAGTCTCTGACCGCCGTCTATCACGGCCGCGTGAAGTACCCCGAGCATCAAACGGTTTAG